In a single window of the Campylobacter iguaniorum genome:
- the tkt gene encoding transketolase, with translation MLKKQADTIRFLCADMVQKANSGHPGAPMGLADIMSVLMRHIKHNPKNPSWLNRDRLVFSGGHASSLVYSYLYLSGYDLSMDDLKNFRQLHSKTPGHPEIETSGVEIATGPLGQGVANAVGFAMAAKSAANLLGEDVINHKVYCLCGDGDLEEGISYEACALAGKHALNNLVIIYDSNHITIEGDTSIAWNEDVKVRFEAAGFEVARIDGHNFDEIEFALSEAKDKEKPYLIIANTKIARGAGKLEGSHQAHGAPLGEEIIKEAKINAGFDPEKSFFVDEDVLFRFRSAVELGDLEEAKWNKLVSELSDDKKELLNALLNPDFSKIDFPNLKGEKLATRDSNGKILNAIAAALPGFIGGSADLAPSNKTELKGAEDFPNGKNLHFGIREHAMAAICNAYARYGIFLPFSATFFIFSDYLKAGARIAALMGIKHFFVWTHDSIGVGEDGPTHEPIEQLSTFRAMPNFYTFRPADGEENVECWKTALSLNAPSAFVCSRQALMPLNEAKFGGVKNGAYLLQKSQNPKVTLVASGSEVGLCLEAAKILEEQNIGTNVVSAPCFDLLCEQNKEYINTIFDPATKVLAVEAASGLEWYKFADEILGMKSFGASAPANELFKHFGFTAQNVANKAKELL, from the coding sequence ATGCTTAAAAAACAAGCTGATACTATAAGATTTTTATGTGCCGATATGGTACAAAAGGCAAACTCAGGCCACCCAGGAGCGCCAATGGGGCTTGCTGATATTATGAGCGTACTTATGCGTCACATCAAACACAATCCCAAAAATCCAAGCTGGCTAAACCGCGACCGTTTGGTGTTTAGTGGCGGACATGCAAGTAGTTTGGTTTATAGCTATTTATACTTAAGTGGATATGATTTAAGTATGGATGATCTTAAAAACTTCAGACAACTTCACTCAAAAACTCCAGGTCACCCTGAGATAGAAACTAGCGGTGTAGAGATAGCCACAGGCCCGCTTGGTCAAGGCGTGGCAAACGCTGTTGGCTTTGCTATGGCAGCTAAAAGTGCTGCAAATTTACTTGGCGAGGACGTGATAAATCATAAGGTTTATTGTCTTTGTGGTGATGGCGACCTTGAAGAGGGAATTAGCTATGAGGCTTGTGCCTTAGCTGGCAAACACGCTTTAAACAACCTAGTTATCATCTATGATAGCAATCATATCACGATAGAAGGCGACACAAGCATAGCGTGGAATGAGGATGTAAAAGTGCGTTTTGAAGCTGCTGGATTTGAAGTAGCAAGGATAGATGGACACAATTTTGATGAGATTGAGTTTGCTCTAAGCGAAGCCAAAGACAAGGAAAAACCATATCTAATCATCGCAAATACAAAAATCGCAAGAGGTGCTGGCAAACTTGAAGGTAGCCACCAAGCTCACGGCGCGCCACTTGGCGAAGAGATCATCAAAGAAGCTAAGATAAATGCTGGATTTGACCCAGAAAAATCATTTTTCGTTGATGAAGACGTGCTATTTAGATTTAGAAGCGCAGTTGAGCTTGGAGACCTTGAAGAGGCTAAATGGAATAAGCTTGTAAGCGAGCTTTCAGATGATAAAAAAGAGCTTTTAAACGCGCTTTTAAATCCTGATTTTTCTAAGATTGATTTTCCAAATTTAAAAGGTGAAAAACTAGCCACAAGAGATAGCAATGGCAAAATCTTAAACGCTATTGCAGCGGCGTTGCCTGGATTTATCGGAGGAAGTGCCGACCTTGCACCAAGTAATAAAACTGAGCTAAAAGGCGCTGAGGATTTCCCAAATGGTAAAAATTTACACTTTGGTATCAGAGAGCACGCGATGGCAGCCATTTGCAACGCTTACGCTCGTTATGGCATTTTCTTACCATTTAGTGCGACATTTTTTATCTTCAGCGACTACTTAAAAGCTGGAGCCAGAATAGCAGCGCTTATGGGTATCAAGCACTTTTTTGTCTGGACTCATGATAGTATCGGCGTGGGCGAAGATGGTCCAACTCACGAGCCAATCGAGCAGCTAAGCACGTTTAGAGCTATGCCAAACTTCTATACATTCCGTCCAGCCGATGGTGAAGAAAACGTGGAGTGCTGGAAAACAGCGCTTAGCTTAAATGCTCCAAGCGCTTTTGTATGCTCACGCCAAGCTCTTATGCCTTTAAATGAGGCTAAATTTGGTGGTGTAAAAAATGGTGCGTATCTACTTCAAAAATCACAAAATCCAAAAGTAACTTTAGTGGCTAGTGGTAGCGAAGTAGGGCTTTGCCTTGAAGCAGCTAAGATTTTAGAAGAGCAAAATATCGGTACAAACGTAGTTTCGGCTCCTTGTTTTGATCTACTTTGCGAGCAAAATAAAGAGTATATAAATACTATTTTTGATCCAGCTACAAAGGTCTTAGCAGTAGAAGCTGCGAGTGGTTTGGAATGGTATAAATTTGCTGATGAGATTCTTGGAATGAAGAGTTTTGGTGCAAGTGCTCCGGCAAATGAGCTATTTAAACATTTTGGCTTCACAGCTCAAAACGTAGCAAATAAAGCAAAAGAACTACTTTAA
- a CDS encoding response regulator transcription factor yields the protein MNSKILSKLKNLTVLYAEDEEGIRKNISNSLRYYVKEVYEATNGDEAYQIYLEKTPSIILSDIHMPLVNGIDFVKKIRKEDRATPIFMITAHVDQKYLMEAVELHMERYLVKPIALDALLEALEKCVEIIDINNIKKLNIDEDYTYDFDKKELCYKSELLLLNKKEILFFETLLNGQDRIVMYEEFQNKVWCDGVMTDSALRSLVRNLRKKLPTDIIKNISGYGYRFA from the coding sequence ATGAATAGTAAAATATTGAGCAAGTTGAAGAATTTGACAGTTCTTTACGCTGAAGACGAAGAGGGTATTAGAAAAAATATTTCTAATAGTTTGAGATATTATGTAAAAGAAGTTTATGAAGCCACAAATGGCGATGAGGCTTATCAAATTTACCTAGAAAAAACACCAAGCATAATCCTTAGTGATATACATATGCCTCTTGTAAATGGTATTGACTTTGTTAAAAAGATTAGAAAAGAAGATCGCGCGACGCCGATTTTTATGATTACAGCGCACGTGGATCAAAAATATCTCATGGAAGCAGTGGAGCTACACATGGAAAGATATTTAGTCAAGCCAATAGCCTTAGATGCCTTGTTAGAAGCTTTGGAAAAATGCGTAGAAATAATAGATATAAACAATATAAAAAAATTAAATATAGACGAAGATTACACATATGATTTTGATAAAAAAGAGCTTTGCTACAAATCAGAATTGTTGCTACTAAACAAAAAAGAGATACTATTTTTTGAAACATTGCTAAATGGTCAAGATAGGATAGTTATGTATGAGGAATTCCAAAATAAAGTTTGGTGCGATGGCGTGATGACCGATAGTGCGTTAAGATCTTTGGTAAGAAATTTGAGAAAAAAACTACCAACAGATATAATAAAAAATATATCTGGATATGGATATCGCTTTGCTTAG